TTTTGCTGCACGATGGTTGCCGTAGAAGGGAACTGCATATCGGGAGTGGCTGTGGCGACGATAATCAGATCGATATCGTCAGCCTGCAAATTGGCATCTGCTAAGGCGCGGCGCGCTGACTCGGCGGCCAAGTCGCTGGTTTTTTCGTTGTCGTCTGCAATATGGCGAAATTTGATACCTGTACGCGTGGTAATCCACTCGTCGGAAGTATCCACTTTTTTTGCAAGGTCGTCATTGCTGACGCGGTTGGCAGGAAGGTAGCTGCCTGTACCGAAAATTTTGGCATATTGCATGAGAACGGCCTTTTTAGAGAGTTGATTCGGATAGTCGGGTATTGTAAGCGAAAATGGGAAAATTCCCAATATTAAGAATGAAGTCGGTGATTAAAGATAAAAACAGGCCGTCTGAACATTTTGAAGTTTCAGACGGCCTGTGTATATCAGCCTTAAGCTTCAGTTGCTGGAGCAGCGGTGTCTTCCAGTTCTGCTGCTTTGGCGGCTTCCAAAGCAGCCAACTGGGTGGCTACGCCTTGTTCGATTTGAGCGAGGCCGGCGGATTTGGCTTCGTGGTAGGCTTCTTCTAAAGCATAACGGAAGCCGACTTCGTCAGTTCCGCCGTGGCTCTTAATCACAATGCCGCGTAAGCCAAGCAGGATGGCACCGTTAAATTTACGCGGATCCAATTTGCCTTTCAAACCTTTGAGCGCAGGCAGGGCGGCAATGGTGGCAAGTTTGTTGAACAGGGTGCTTTGGAATTCACGGCGGATGGCACCACTCATGAATTTAACCGCGCCTTCGATGGTTTTGAGCATAACGTTGCCGACAAACCCGTCAGCGACAACGACATCGGCTTCGCCATACAAAACGCTGTTGCTTTCGATATTGCCGATGAAGTTGAGTTTACTGCTGCTCAACAGTTTAAAGGTTTGTTTGACGGCATCCGTACCCTTGATGTCTTCTGTGCCGACGTTCAAAAGGGCGACGCGAGGGCTGCCTTTTCCGGGGTGTAGCGCGTGTACCAGCTCGCTGCCGATGATGGCAAATTGAGCCAGTTGTTCGGGTGTACAGTCAACGTTGGCACCTAAATCCAAAGCTAAAGTAACGTGTTTGCTGTCGGAAGGCAGGAATTTGGCGATGGCAGGACGCTCAATGCCGGGAATGGTTTTGAGGACGAATCGGGCGGTCGCCATCAGTGCGCCGGTATTGCCTGCCGATACGGCGGCTTGCGCATTGCCTTCTTTAACTTGGTTGATGGCGATGCGCATGGATGATTCTTTTTTGTTTTTCAGCGCGGATTGCGGCGCTTCATCCATTTCGACGACTTGCGCCGCATGGCAGACGGTAATGCGGTCCATAGGCGCGCCTGCCGAGCTTAATGCTTGGCGGACTGCTGCTTCATCTCCAACCATAATCAGATGTACGTCGGATTGCTGTTTCAGGAAATCCACTGCACCGGGGACGGTAACCGCAAGGCCTGCATCTCCGCCCATGGCATCTACGGCCAGTGTAATCATGTTGTTCTCCGGTTTGTGTGTTTCAGACGG
This genomic interval from Neisseria flavescens contains the following:
- the plsX gene encoding phosphate acyltransferase PlsX, producing MITLAVDAMGGDAGLAVTVPGAVDFLKQQSDVHLIMVGDEAAVRQALSSAGAPMDRITVCHAAQVVEMDEAPQSALKNKKESSMRIAINQVKEGNAQAAVSAGNTGALMATARFVLKTIPGIERPAIAKFLPSDSKHVTLALDLGANVDCTPEQLAQFAIIGSELVHALHPGKGSPRVALLNVGTEDIKGTDAVKQTFKLLSSSKLNFIGNIESNSVLYGEADVVVADGFVGNVMLKTIEGAVKFMSGAIRREFQSTLFNKLATIAALPALKGLKGKLDPRKFNGAILLGLRGIVIKSHGGTDEVGFRYALEEAYHEAKSAGLAQIEQGVATQLAALEAAKAAELEDTAAPATEA